The Alnus glutinosa chromosome 8, dhAlnGlut1.1, whole genome shotgun sequence DNA segment TTGCAGGTTGGTTTCTTTTCCTGCGATTCTACTCCATTTTAGATTAGGAGAGAGACCCAATAGCAGAcctaaaagagaaagagattgtAGTAGTCATTCTTTAATTGCTTGGACGGCCAATTTGTAAGTTTGGTGGCTAATGTGGCTCCATAATAAGCGTCTATTTGGGCTAGCATCTGCTGCCCATTGCCAAATTCATTAGTGAATTTTTCTGTTGAACTTTTGATAGCTTTTGTTCCCTTTTCATTGTTACATGTAAAATGATGATGAATATATCCAATCTTATGATTATCTCTTTCCTTGATGCTGAAGCTTCACCAAGCACGTCTTGATTGCATGTCTTTTAAGTTGACTCATGACTCCACCGAATAGATGGGATCTTGAACTAACGTACCTAACTTGTTATTTACATGAAAGATTAATGTTACTTTTCACATTCATTTTACATTAGGGCATGTTTTAAGTGGCAGAAATAAAAGACCATTTAAAACACTTCATGTCAATTGGTGTGAAATGGGTATGAATAGTAACATTGCTCTTATATAAAACATAGCAATTGTTGCCGGTCTTTTTAGTCATTAATTGTAGAAGTTGcaaaagttttattattagcaCCTTTGCTCTGCAAGATCGTCTTAATTTCGTACATATGGTCACACTGCTTAAATGATATGATACTATGTACACTGTTAGATATCATGTACATtgttaaatgcaacaaaacaaaattttaaccgTAAAATAAATCttttccatttcacttgaaatggaaaGGGTCATACTCCGTGACATAACACATTCATATACCTATCCATGACACTCCTCATGggttcttttcttctctttactttatttccctttatatatatatatatatgcttttgcTACACGTCATTACTTTTTAAGTAGGTTGGTCTTcaccaaaaccaaaattcaCACTGTAATCGAGTGAAAAGCTCCACGAATTAAGAGATCGAGTTGAACTGCAAAATTGAGAAATTGTTGACTAGTTTGTAAGCATTTACACCACCATTAGCCGTAGCTTTGGCTTGCTAAGTAGGTGTATTATTACAATATTCTTAATGATAATTGTTCTCTAGCTATTTTGTGAAGGGTTGGGTGAGAGCTTTatgaaaaatttaagaaaataccAATCTTCTCCAACTCACGTAGACATGTAGAACTTCTTAGGCCTATCTTTTAGAAGCTAAAATGATTTTCTACCGAAAATATCCTccaataaaaaacattctacatcgaaacaaacaaaACCGAGTTCTGGAGTCCCAAACTAGGGTCAACCTCCAAAACCAAAAATTTGAATCAATAGTTGCATTGGTCAATTGTCGCACTATGTCAGCTCATATATACAATGTCTAAGAGTATTCACATCCGGCTCAGCAagtttcttttcaattttagcttaaaaaaatcacatttttctaatggtcatatttttaaaatttcgtCTCTTCTCAACGGTCATATTCTTCCTaacaattataatttttaaaatttgtcttttctaactgtcaaatatttaaaaaatcgTGTAGAGAGTGGGAGTATGCTTaagaggagagaaagaaagagagcggagagcaaaggaaaaaatagagcaacaaaaaaaaaaaaaaaaattgagaaaaaagggaatgatatacatatatatatatatatatatatatatatatatatatatatatatataagtaaaagtCTATGaaccttactcactctcaaaagatgctttgagagaggagggatatacatggcttataaagtgtctAAGTCATATATCTCTTAGCGATAACACGTCATCTCACGTGTGGCAACTTTTGActaaacacgtgttcaacataGGGAGAGAAAGGTCCGTCATCATCCAAAAAACTTAGCTCTGATACtatgtaaaagtccatgagcCTTACTTACTTTCAAAAGACGCCTTAAGAGAGTAGAAATGTCCATAACTTATAAAATACCTAGACCATGTATCTCTTGATGATGTCTAATACTTTAACATTAACTACATTTGATTAGTGAGCACCGCACCATAGCAGCTCGGCAAtctttttgctaaaaaaacTAGCTAGGTGTCGGTGCTTATTCACCCAAATTTTACTACGGGGCTAGCCAGCCAaaaatgtgaatgctctaaggcTTGGACGtggagaaagaaaaaccaaagctGCCAGAGCcttcttttgtgttttgaaatgcTAAAAAATGATTCTTGAAACCATGTGGAAACAATGATGGATTTCTACTAGATAATTCCAAACAAGAAAAAGGCAAAGCCCACTACTTCTCACTCCTCCACTATAAAGGCTATAGTCTATAGATATAAGTTTATAACATATCAATTCACATTCTCACAGCCGgccctttccctttccctttcacACCAGAAGAAGATTATTTCTATCCCCGCAACCACGTACGTTTCAGTTCAACAAGATCTCTCTGAACCTCGGTTGCTGTTAGTGTTAAAAGCGAAGTGGCCTTTCCTTTATTcaagaatgagaagagatgttgATGCTAATGCAACGGCCACCTCCAATGACAGCCTCCCACTGCTCAGGTTCCTTGACTGTTCTCTTAGGGTCTGCGTGATTCCTCTTAGTGCTGCAACCATTTGGCTAACCGTAACAAACCAGCAGGATAACAGCAGCTATGGGAAACTAGAGTTCTCCAATCTTCTTGGCCTCAAGTAAGGAATATTTCCTTCCATGCTCTCATGATTTATTCATATTGTCTTTGTTCCAGATAAATAGGCCCTAGCCTTTCTGTACAGAGTTACAGTGTACAGAAATACAGTATTCAGTTCAAGGCTTCTATTCTCTAGTTATTTAACACCTTCTGATTGAGTTGTTTTATAGGTACATGGTTTGCATCAGTGCTATTTGTGCTGGTTACGCTTTTATTGCTGCTATTTCCTCCTGGATCAGGTGCTTAGTAACGAAAGCTTGGCTCTTCTTTGTCTCTGATCAGGTCTAGTTACCTCCACTCCGTTCGAGGAATTTCTTTCTTCATATAATCTcttttgttttggcgtaaaatattttttaaaatgatttttcttatttattggTGCAGGTTGTAGCTTACTTGATGGTCACATCTGGGGCTGCAGTGTTGGAGATACTCTACTTAGCTTACAATGGTAGCAGGGGAGTCTCATGGAGTGAAGCCTGCAGTTACTATGGAATGTTTTGCAGTAGAATGAAGCTAGCCTTAGTTCTCCATGGCTTGGCTCTTTGCTGCTTCATTGCTCTAGCTGTAATCTCAGCTTTTAGGACTTTTAGCATGTTTGAGCCTCCTGCCCTTTCTTCTAAAGAGGTGGAAGAAGAAAGAGCTTAATACTCATGTAGTTGGGCTCAAATGGATAGTATATTTGtgcttttcaataaaaataataagggATATTTAGAAAGCCAAACTGGATCTCATGCGGTTGAAGAAATTACTGTGTTTACAAAGAAATAAACATAAATTTGAAGTATTATTAGTCAAACTTGTAATTAAAGTTCCCTATAAAATCGATTATAAAGTTCAACTTAACACTTAATGAATATCTTTATGATTTTATCGAACTAACTTCTTGGAGTATCACCGTATCACTTATTCATGAGCTTCTTAAAAGCATAGAACTCAGGAGCACCCCACCAAAAGTGCtactaaaagaaagaaaaagagaaaaactcctattagggttttttattattattattattaagtaattcgtttgcttacaaagtaactTGGTGAGTTTCAAAGTGCAATCAAACACTTAAGGGAGCGTCTGGATTCTACGGCCTAGGTTTTTCTTATATGGCTCTCAGCGAGTAGGTGTTATTATCATCACATCCAGATAAAACGCTACCGTTAATCTCTCCGCCTACCTTTttgcttaggaaaaaagaaaacaaaaaaggtccAATCAAATACTTGGTGTTGTAGCTTGCAACGTGGAGATAAATGGATGTTTTGTACCTAACTCAAACCACCATGTCAAAAAGCTTGAGAAAGCTAGAGGAAACCTTCCACGGCCCATCTCACCTACCCCACAAAAAAGCATGTCACTTTGTTGCCTCTTTCCCCTTCTCCTTCTATTTTCACACTTGCCCATAGAGTGCGCAATGTGTGACGCACTAATGACCGAAAAATGGCTGGTAAGGCAAGCCGACGAGAAGGGCCGacttaataaattttgaggtTTAATAGCAATAAATTTAAGTGAAATGTTTTTAT contains these protein-coding regions:
- the LOC133875557 gene encoding CASP-like protein 2D1, with the protein product MRRDVDANATATSNDSLPLLRFLDCSLRVCVIPLSAATIWLTVTNQQDNSSYGKLEFSNLLGLKYMVCISAICAGYAFIAAISSWIRCLVTKAWLFFVSDQVVAYLMVTSGAAVLEILYLAYNGSRGVSWSEACSYYGMFCSRMKLALVLHGLALCCFIALAVISAFRTFSMFEPPALSSKEVEEERA